The following proteins come from a genomic window of Pseudomonas sp. MAG733B:
- a CDS encoding Na+/H+ antiporter NhaC family protein — translation MNAVIAAVGIMLILSLSRVHVVIALIVGALVGGLTGGLGIEATLKAFNSGLGGGATVALSYALLGAFAVAIAKSGMAHALADKALAMVDRQHATGGGEVKWLLIGLLWVVAIASQNILPIHIAFIPLLVPPLLYVLTKLQLDRRLIACVITFGLITPYMFLPVGFGNIFLNEILLANVARSGVDISGINVTHAMGIPALGMVAGLLIAFVSYRKKRVYDLTKIEQVEQVAVQYNPMSLLVAGVAIAAAFIIQLLLDSMIIGALAGFLIFSVSGIVKWRETDDLFTEGMKMMAMIGFIMIAASGFAEVMKATGEVQTLVESSAAYIDHSKGVGALLMLLVGLLVTMGIGSSFSTVPILAAIFVPLCVQLGFSPLAIVCIVGTAGALGDAGSPASDSTLGPTSGLNIDGQHHHIWDTVVPTFLHYNLPLLVFGWVAAMVL, via the coding sequence ATGAATGCAGTAATTGCCGCGGTCGGCATCATGCTGATACTCAGCCTGTCCCGCGTGCATGTGGTGATCGCGCTGATCGTTGGTGCGCTGGTGGGTGGTTTGACCGGTGGCCTGGGGATCGAAGCGACGCTGAAAGCCTTCAACAGTGGCCTCGGCGGCGGGGCGACGGTGGCGTTGTCCTACGCGTTGCTCGGTGCTTTCGCGGTGGCGATTGCCAAGTCGGGCATGGCCCATGCCTTGGCCGACAAGGCCCTGGCAATGGTCGATCGCCAGCACGCCACGGGCGGTGGCGAGGTCAAGTGGCTGTTGATCGGCCTGCTGTGGGTGGTGGCCATCGCCTCGCAGAACATCTTGCCGATACATATCGCCTTCATTCCCTTGCTGGTGCCGCCGCTTCTTTATGTACTGACCAAGTTGCAACTGGATCGCCGGTTGATCGCCTGTGTCATCACCTTCGGCCTGATCACCCCGTACATGTTCCTGCCGGTGGGTTTCGGCAACATCTTCCTCAATGAAATCCTGCTGGCCAACGTTGCGCGCAGCGGCGTGGACATCAGCGGCATCAATGTCACCCACGCCATGGGCATTCCGGCGCTGGGCATGGTCGCGGGCCTGCTGATCGCGTTTGTCAGCTACCGCAAGAAACGCGTTTACGATCTGACAAAGATCGAGCAAGTCGAACAGGTCGCGGTGCAATACAACCCGATGAGCCTGCTGGTGGCGGGTGTGGCGATTGCGGCGGCGTTCATCATTCAGTTGCTGCTGGACTCGATGATTATCGGTGCGTTGGCCGGGTTCCTGATTTTCTCGGTGTCGGGCATCGTCAAATGGCGTGAGACCGACGACCTGTTCACCGAAGGCATGAAGATGATGGCGATGATCGGCTTCATCATGATCGCCGCGTCCGGGTTTGCCGAAGTGATGAAGGCTACCGGTGAGGTGCAAACGCTGGTCGAATCGTCGGCGGCTTACATCGATCACAGCAAGGGCGTCGGCGCCTTGTTGATGTTGCTGGTAGGTTTGCTGGTGACCATGGGCATCGGTTCGTCGTTCTCCACCGTGCCGATCCTGGCGGCGATCTTCGTGCCGCTGTGCGTGCAACTGGGTTTCAGTCCATTGGCGATCGTGTGCATCGTTGGCACCGCCGGCGCCTTGGGCGACGCGGGTTCACCGGCCTCCGATTCGACCCTCGGCCCGACCTCCGGCCTGAACATCGACGGCCAGCATCACCACATCTGGGACACCGTGGTCCCGACCTTCCTGCACTACAACCTGCCGCTGCTGGTGTTCGGCTGGGTGGCTGCGATGGTCCTGTAA
- a CDS encoding methyl-accepting chemotaxis protein, with translation MSLRQLSIQWKITLLAGLCLAGIVTLLVGLSLYRMEHSSELVKASSMEMLNEAAQARIESQGENQALVIRQQFMDAYQYGHGFSRQVLFLRDQAEKRFLDAFDLREDLTRQVKSALQANPELLGLSLVFEPNGLDGKDELFADQSEVGSNEKGRFALYWSQPTPGKLTSMPLPESDMANTRTGPSGEAANAWFTCPRTSLKPCVIEPYFYVIDGHNVLMTSIVFPLMVNGKVIASLSVDINLNSLQTLSQSASKKLYDGQTSVSIVSPADLLAGYSADASKLSQRLETVDKTSGAELMRLLATSSTTSSLHSDQQLKVLAPFQPIPGGKAWGVLLDVPEKVLVGPAETLKKQLDDSNTAGTLTELGLGVLAALIGLLLVWLMARSVTKPILGVAHMLEDIASGEGDLTRRLAYDKQDELGQLAGWFNRFLDKLQPIIAEVKRSVQDARSTADQSSAIATQTSAGMEQQYRQVDQVATASHEMSATAQDVARSAAQAAQAAKDADQATRRGLSVIDRTTTSIDNLAADMSAAMVQVEGLAANSEKIGSVLEVIRAIAEQTNLLALNAAIEAARAGEAGRGFAVVADEVRNLARRTQESVEETRLVIEQLQSGTQDVVGSMGNSHRQAQGSVEQVGQAVTALRQIGDAVTVISDMNLQIASAAEEQSAVAEEINNNVATIRDVTESLSGQANESARVSQSLNCLANHQQGLMDQFRV, from the coding sequence ATGTCGCTCAGACAACTTTCCATCCAATGGAAAATCACCCTGCTGGCCGGGCTGTGCCTGGCGGGCATCGTGACCTTGCTGGTAGGTCTTTCGCTGTATCGCATGGAGCACAGCTCCGAGCTGGTGAAAGCCTCGAGCATGGAGATGCTGAATGAAGCGGCGCAAGCGCGGATCGAGTCCCAGGGCGAAAACCAGGCGCTGGTCATTCGCCAGCAATTCATGGACGCCTATCAATATGGCCACGGCTTTTCGCGTCAGGTGCTGTTCCTGCGCGACCAGGCCGAGAAGCGCTTTCTCGATGCCTTCGACCTGCGCGAAGACCTGACTCGTCAGGTCAAATCGGCGCTGCAAGCCAATCCGGAATTGCTCGGGTTGTCGTTGGTGTTCGAACCCAACGGGCTGGACGGCAAGGACGAACTGTTCGCCGATCAGAGCGAAGTCGGCAGTAACGAGAAGGGTCGCTTTGCCTTGTACTGGTCGCAACCGACGCCGGGCAAGCTGACCTCCATGCCCTTGCCGGAAAGCGACATGGCCAACACCCGCACCGGCCCCAGCGGCGAGGCGGCCAACGCCTGGTTCACCTGCCCGCGCACCAGCCTCAAGCCCTGCGTGATCGAGCCCTACTTCTATGTAATCGACGGTCACAACGTGCTGATGACCAGCATCGTTTTCCCGCTGATGGTCAACGGCAAGGTCATCGCTTCGCTGTCGGTGGATATCAACCTCAACAGCCTGCAAACGCTCAGCCAGAGCGCGAGCAAGAAACTTTATGACGGCCAAACCAGCGTCAGCATCGTCAGCCCGGCCGATTTGCTGGCCGGTTACAGCGCGGATGCGAGCAAGCTCAGCCAGCGCCTGGAAACCGTGGACAAGACCAGCGGCGCCGAGCTGATGCGCCTGCTCGCCACCAGCAGCACGACCAGCAGCCTGCACAGCGACCAACAACTGAAAGTGCTGGCGCCATTCCAGCCGATTCCGGGCGGCAAAGCCTGGGGCGTGTTGCTCGACGTACCGGAGAAAGTGCTGGTCGGCCCTGCCGAAACGCTGAAAAAACAACTGGATGACAGCAACACCGCCGGCACCCTGACCGAACTCGGCCTGGGCGTGCTGGCCGCACTGATCGGCCTGTTGCTGGTGTGGCTGATGGCGCGCAGCGTGACCAAACCGATCCTCGGCGTGGCGCACATGCTCGAAGACATCGCCAGCGGCGAAGGCGATCTGACCCGACGCCTGGCCTATGACAAACAGGATGAGCTGGGGCAGTTGGCCGGCTGGTTCAACCGTTTCCTCGACAAGCTGCAACCGATCATTGCCGAAGTGAAACGCTCGGTGCAGGACGCCCGCAGCACCGCGGACCAGTCATCCGCCATCGCCACCCAGACCAGCGCCGGCATGGAACAGCAGTACCGTCAGGTGGATCAGGTCGCCACCGCGTCCCACGAAATGAGCGCCACCGCCCAGGACGTCGCCCGCAGCGCGGCACAAGCGGCACAGGCTGCGAAGGATGCTGACCAAGCGACCCGCCGGGGCCTGTCTGTGATTGACCGCACGACCACCAGCATCGACAACCTCGCCGCCGACATGAGCGCGGCCATGGTTCAGGTCGAAGGCCTGGCGGCCAACAGCGAGAAAATCGGTTCGGTGCTGGAAGTGATCCGCGCCATCGCCGAACAGACCAACCTGTTGGCGCTCAACGCGGCGATCGAAGCGGCCCGTGCCGGTGAGGCCGGGCGTGGTTTTGCGGTGGTCGCCGATGAAGTACGCAACCTGGCGCGACGCACCCAGGAGTCGGTCGAAGAAACCCGCCTGGTGATCGAACAACTGCAAAGCGGCACTCAGGATGTGGTGGGTTCGATGGGCAACAGCCATCGGCAGGCCCAGGGCAGCGTCGAACAGGTTGGGCAGGCCGTGACGGCGCTGCGACAGATCGGCGACGCGGTGACTGTGATCAGCGACATGAACCTGCAAATCGCCAGCGCCGCCGAAGAGCAAAGCGCGGTGGCCGAGGAAATCAACAACAACGTCGCGACCATTCGCGACGTGACCGAATCGCTGTCGGGGCAGGCCAATGAATCGGCGCGGGTGAGCCAGTCGCTGAACTGCCTGGCCAATCATCAGCAGGGCTTGATGGATCAGTTCCGGGTTTAA
- a CDS encoding MFS transporter, with product MAAIDNTTTGSAPNHGITKEERKVIFASSLGTVFEWYDFYLYGSLAAIIAKHFFAGVNETTSFIFALLAFAAGFAVRPFGAIVFGRLGDMIGRKHTFLITIVIMGISTAVVGFLPGYATIGVAAPIILITLRLLQGLALGGEYGGAATYVAEHAPKGRRGFFTSWIQTTATLGLFLSLLVILACRTILGTEAFEAWGWRIPFLLSILLLIVSVYIRLQLSESPVFLKMKAEGKASKAPLTESFARWDNLKIVIMALLGGTAGQAVVWYTGQFYALFFLLQTLKIDPQTANLLIAGSLLIGTPFFVIFGSLSDRIGRKGIIMAGCILAALTYFPIFHALTQYGNPDVFIAQEKNPVTVIANPDQCSFQFDPVGKAKFTSSCDLAKTVLAKRAIPYQNVKAEPGTVAQVRIGEKVIQSFEGTGMPAADFKTQNDAFTATLVTALKEAGYPEKADPAKTNYPMVLLLLTILVIYVTMVYGPIAAWLVELFPARIRYTSMSLPYHIGNGWFGGFLPTVAFAMVAATGDIYYGLWYPIVIAVMTAILGIFFMPETKDREIHHT from the coding sequence ATGGCGGCAATCGACAACACAACCACGGGCAGCGCACCCAACCACGGGATTACCAAGGAGGAGCGCAAGGTCATCTTCGCCTCGTCCCTGGGCACCGTGTTCGAGTGGTACGACTTTTACCTCTACGGCTCCCTCGCGGCGATCATCGCCAAGCACTTCTTCGCCGGCGTCAACGAGACCACGTCCTTTATCTTTGCCTTGCTCGCCTTCGCCGCAGGCTTTGCCGTGCGGCCATTCGGGGCGATTGTGTTCGGTCGGTTGGGCGACATGATCGGGCGCAAACACACCTTCCTCATCACCATCGTGATCATGGGTATTTCCACAGCGGTGGTGGGTTTCCTGCCCGGCTACGCGACCATTGGCGTGGCGGCGCCGATCATCCTGATCACCCTGCGCCTGTTGCAAGGTTTGGCCCTGGGCGGTGAATACGGCGGTGCGGCAACCTATGTGGCCGAACATGCACCGAAAGGCAGGCGCGGTTTCTTCACCTCGTGGATTCAGACGACCGCGACCCTCGGCCTGTTTCTTTCGCTGTTGGTTATCCTCGCCTGCCGCACCATCCTCGGCACTGAAGCCTTCGAAGCCTGGGGCTGGCGGATTCCGTTCCTGCTGTCGATCCTGCTGCTGATCGTCTCGGTGTATATCCGCCTGCAACTCAGCGAGTCGCCGGTGTTCCTGAAAATGAAAGCCGAAGGCAAGGCCTCCAAGGCCCCGCTGACTGAATCCTTCGCCCGCTGGGACAACCTCAAGATCGTGATCATGGCGCTGCTCGGCGGGACTGCCGGCCAAGCCGTGGTCTGGTACACCGGGCAGTTCTATGCACTGTTCTTCCTGTTGCAAACCCTGAAGATCGACCCGCAGACCGCCAACCTGCTGATCGCCGGCTCGCTGCTGATAGGCACGCCATTCTTCGTGATCTTCGGCAGCCTGTCCGACCGCATCGGCCGCAAGGGCATCATCATGGCCGGCTGCATCCTCGCAGCGCTCACGTACTTCCCGATCTTCCATGCGTTGACCCAATACGGTAACCCTGACGTGTTCATCGCGCAGGAGAAAAACCCGGTGACGGTGATCGCCAATCCCGACCAGTGTTCGTTCCAGTTCGACCCGGTGGGCAAGGCCAAATTCACCAGTTCCTGCGACTTGGCGAAGACTGTGTTGGCCAAACGGGCGATCCCCTATCAGAACGTCAAGGCTGAACCCGGGACCGTGGCGCAGGTACGCATTGGCGAGAAAGTGATCCAGAGTTTTGAGGGCACCGGCATGCCGGCCGCCGACTTCAAGACCCAGAACGATGCGTTCACCGCCACGCTCGTTACCGCCCTCAAAGAGGCCGGTTACCCCGAGAAGGCTGACCCGGCCAAGACCAACTACCCGATGGTGTTGCTGCTGCTGACGATCCTGGTGATCTACGTGACCATGGTCTACGGCCCGATCGCCGCCTGGCTGGTGGAATTGTTCCCGGCGCGCATCCGCTATACCTCGATGTCGCTGCCCTACCACATCGGCAACGGCTGGTTCGGCGGCTTTCTGCCGACGGTGGCGTTCGCCATGGTGGCGGCTACCGGTGATATCTACTACGGGCTGTGGTATCCGATCGTGATCGCGGTGATGACGGCGATCCTTGGCATTTTCTTCATGCCGGAAACCAAGGATCGGGAGATTCATCACACCTGA
- a CDS encoding sensor histidine kinase, translating to MRSIQRRLSLGLISVMVVVGLILAQTSLWLFEMGLQRYLEAGLRNDSENLLVALVRGPQGLQLDERRLSPAYQRPFSGHYFRIDFADSHWRSRSLWDQELPRLDHPGLHSNLQLGPEGQQLLVLRSDYRRLGQSISISVAQDYTPVRESFQRMQQVGLALGLAGLLLILLLQRITVRRALRPLEKAREQIAQLQQGQRSQLDDQVPVELEPLVAQINHLLTHTEDSLKRSRNALGNLGHALKTPLAVLLSLASSEQLDAHPKLRKTLKDQLEQVQQRLNRELNRARLSGDALPGALFDCDAELPGLLATLNMIHGEHLDLSYRAPTGLQLPWDREDLLELLGNLLDNACKWADAEVRLSVVETTDGYELSVEDDGPGIPEDRRDQVFSRGTRLDEQTVGHGLGLGIVRDIVDTWGGELRLLESEWGGLRVLIELPKRI from the coding sequence GTGAGGTCGATCCAGCGTCGCTTGAGCCTGGGCCTGATCAGCGTAATGGTGGTGGTGGGCCTGATATTGGCGCAAACCAGTTTGTGGTTGTTCGAAATGGGCCTGCAACGCTACCTCGAAGCCGGGCTGCGCAACGACAGCGAGAACCTGTTGGTGGCGCTGGTGCGCGGTCCGCAGGGCTTGCAGCTGGATGAGCGACGCCTGTCACCGGCCTATCAGCGGCCGTTTTCCGGGCATTATTTCCGTATCGATTTTGCCGACAGCCATTGGCGCTCCCGTTCGCTGTGGGACCAGGAGCTACCGCGCCTCGACCATCCCGGCCTGCACAGCAACCTGCAATTGGGGCCTGAGGGGCAGCAGTTGCTGGTGCTGCGTTCGGACTATCGCCGCCTCGGCCAGTCGATCTCCATCAGCGTGGCGCAGGATTACACGCCGGTGCGCGAGAGCTTCCAGCGGATGCAGCAGGTCGGGCTCGCACTCGGGCTGGCGGGGTTGTTGCTGATTTTGCTGTTGCAGCGCATCACCGTGCGCCGTGCTCTGCGGCCACTGGAAAAGGCCCGCGAACAGATCGCCCAATTGCAGCAGGGCCAGCGCTCGCAACTCGACGACCAGGTGCCAGTGGAACTGGAGCCGCTGGTGGCGCAGATCAATCATTTGCTGACCCACACCGAAGACAGCCTCAAGCGTTCGCGCAATGCCCTGGGCAATCTCGGCCATGCCTTGAAAACCCCGTTGGCGGTGCTGTTGAGCCTGGCATCGAGCGAACAACTCGACGCGCATCCGAAATTGCGCAAGACCCTCAAGGACCAGTTGGAGCAGGTGCAGCAGCGGCTCAATCGCGAACTCAATCGCGCTCGCTTGTCCGGGGATGCCTTACCGGGCGCGCTGTTTGATTGCGACGCCGAGTTGCCGGGTTTGTTGGCGACATTGAACATGATTCACGGTGAACATCTGGACCTGAGTTATCGCGCCCCGACGGGGCTGCAACTGCCGTGGGATCGCGAAGACCTGTTGGAGCTGCTGGGCAATCTGCTGGACAACGCCTGCAAATGGGCGGACGCCGAGGTTCGCTTGAGCGTGGTCGAGACCACGGATGGCTATGAGCTAAGCGTCGAAGACGACGGGCCAGGCATTCCCGAAGACCGGCGTGATCAGGTGTTCAGTCGTGGCACACGGCTGGATGAACAGACTGTTGGTCATGGTCTGGGTCTGGGCATCGTGCGCGATATCGTCGACACGTGGGGCGGGGAATTGCGGTTGCTGGAAAGCGAGTGGGGCGGGCTCAGAGTGCTGATCGAACTGCCAAAACGCATCTAA